In the Geobacter sp. FeAm09 genome, one interval contains:
- a CDS encoding ABC transporter substrate-binding protein, translating to MKLKRAVLTGNIIALALIALLVTMTGAEAKQQGKLKVGYTPGGASILAFVAQDQKLFAKEGVEVELVQFSSTGDGLNALNSGKIDIGISFGTAAPLTFISKGSDFTIIGGALAGGHPVIALPARAGQFKTIKDFKGKTVAVPRLYTADVVWRGALRRAGIDPNKDLKIIELKNPPAVLEAVKSGKVDVGIGASSIFLQAKESGLAIVGWSNDFFPQHPCCRIVAKGKAVSGDPDVYRAFLRSLLQAEKIKDTNSKLAQSITKRYMNIDDNLAATFVSEPHQHVSVDPDKHRVKQMWHELKDINYVTSELDINRYINTQLYRDALGELIRRNPKDRYYLNAKKHFEKQNN from the coding sequence ATGAAACTGAAACGAGCTGTACTGACAGGCAACATCATTGCCCTGGCGCTGATCGCGCTGCTTGTGACCATGACCGGGGCCGAGGCCAAGCAGCAGGGAAAACTCAAGGTCGGCTATACCCCCGGCGGCGCCAGCATCCTGGCCTTTGTCGCCCAGGATCAGAAGCTTTTCGCCAAGGAGGGTGTCGAGGTCGAATTGGTGCAATTCAGCAGCACCGGCGACGGCCTGAATGCCCTCAACAGCGGCAAGATCGACATCGGCATCTCCTTCGGCACCGCGGCGCCCCTGACCTTTATTTCCAAGGGCTCCGACTTCACCATCATCGGCGGGGCGCTGGCAGGGGGACACCCGGTCATCGCCCTTCCCGCACGGGCCGGGCAGTTTAAAACCATCAAGGACTTCAAGGGGAAAACGGTTGCCGTCCCCCGGCTCTATACGGCGGACGTGGTCTGGCGCGGGGCGCTCAGGCGCGCCGGGATCGACCCGAACAAGGATCTGAAGATCATCGAGCTGAAAAATCCGCCTGCTGTTCTGGAAGCGGTCAAATCGGGCAAGGTCGATGTGGGGATCGGCGCGTCGTCCATCTTCCTGCAGGCCAAGGAGTCCGGCCTCGCGATCGTCGGGTGGAGCAACGATTTCTTTCCCCAGCACCCCTGCTGCCGCATCGTGGCCAAGGGCAAGGCGGTCAGCGGCGACCCGGACGTCTACCGGGCTTTCCTGCGGTCCCTGCTGCAAGCCGAAAAGATCAAGGACACCAACTCGAAATTGGCCCAGAGCATAACCAAACGCTACATGAATATCGACGACAACCTGGCAGCCACCTTCGTGAGTGAACCACACCAGCACGTCAGCGTCGATCCCGACAAGCACCGGGTCAAGCAGATGTGGCATGAGCTGAAGGATATCAACTATGTCACGTCAGAGTTGGACATTAATCGTTATATCAACACCCAACTGTACCGCGATGCGCTCGGCGAACTGATCCGCCGCAACCCCAAGGACCGTTATTACCTGAATGCTAAAAAACATTTTGAAAAGCAGAACAATTAG
- a CDS encoding ABC transporter permease: MLLTRIAKKYTGTAIIILICVALFEVATDITGWLEPVLFPGLSRILPAFAEAFPKLMEGLLSSFGLLLPSYVLALVLGIVLGLFVGYHQAVRTTLMPLFRGISPIPPTMLIPYAISVLPTFWLSSAFIIFMGAFWPILMGTIHGVVLLEERYLDNARALGLHGRRLLRLVVFPGALPHIFAGAGMALVFSFILLTVAEMFGAKSGMGYFIQYYADFSDYPRVLAGMIFMSLFIILMMELFDAVQRRALHWTGKR; encoded by the coding sequence GTGCTACTGACCAGAATCGCTAAAAAATACACCGGGACGGCCATCATCATCCTGATCTGCGTGGCCCTTTTCGAGGTGGCCACCGACATCACGGGATGGCTGGAACCGGTCCTGTTCCCCGGGCTGTCCCGGATTCTCCCCGCATTTGCCGAGGCGTTTCCCAAGCTCATGGAGGGTCTGCTGAGCTCCTTCGGCCTGCTGTTGCCCAGCTATGTCCTGGCCCTGGTCCTGGGAATCGTCCTGGGGCTGTTCGTCGGCTACCACCAGGCCGTGCGGACCACGCTGATGCCCCTTTTCCGGGGCATCAGCCCGATCCCCCCCACGATGCTGATACCGTATGCCATCTCCGTGCTGCCCACCTTCTGGCTCTCATCGGCGTTCATCATCTTCATGGGCGCTTTCTGGCCCATACTGATGGGAACCATCCATGGGGTGGTGCTGCTGGAGGAGCGCTACCTTGATAACGCCAGGGCGCTGGGGCTGCATGGCCGCCGCCTGCTCCGCCTGGTGGTCTTTCCGGGCGCGCTCCCCCATATCTTTGCCGGCGCCGGGATGGCGCTGGTCTTCAGTTTCATCCTGCTGACGGTTGCGGAGATGTTCGGGGCCAAATCCGGCATGGGGTACTTCATCCAGTACTATGCGGACTTCTCCGACTATCCCCGGGTCCTCGCCGGCATGATCTTCATGTCCCTCTTCATCATCCTGATGATGGAACTCTTCGATGCGGTCCAGCGCAGGGCACTGCACTGGACCGGGAAACGGTAA
- a CDS encoding response regulator transcription factor: MKMLLPPSGEVRILIVDDHPIVREGLARMLDREKDLVVCGDAEDINTALTAMGRLHPDMLIVDVTLAAGSGIDLVKCVRRSHPRMPVLVLSMHDGMYYAEQALRAGANGYITKMEAPKTLVTAIRKVLSGDIYLSEKTAAAIIKRSVSGTTSKDEQDFLCLSDREREVFRLLGSGMGTRHIAERLGVSIRTIDTYREKIKHKLNLRNASELLQHAIQWAKNIDQEREAGKL, translated from the coding sequence ATGAAGATGCTCCTGCCGCCGAGCGGAGAGGTCAGAATACTGATCGTGGATGATCACCCCATCGTCAGGGAGGGGCTCGCCCGCATGCTCGACCGGGAAAAGGACCTGGTCGTCTGCGGCGACGCGGAAGACATCAACACCGCCCTCACCGCCATGGGCAGGCTCCATCCCGATATGCTCATCGTGGATGTGACGCTGGCGGCCGGCAGCGGCATCGATCTGGTCAAGTGCGTCCGCAGAAGCCATCCCCGCATGCCGGTCCTCGTCCTGTCCATGCACGACGGCATGTACTATGCCGAACAGGCGTTGCGGGCCGGGGCAAACGGTTACATCACCAAGATGGAAGCGCCCAAAACCCTGGTCACGGCCATTCGCAAGGTGCTTTCCGGCGACATCTATCTCAGCGAGAAAACTGCGGCGGCGATCATAAAACGCTCGGTAAGCGGTACGACCAGCAAGGACGAACAGGATTTCCTCTGCCTCAGCGACCGCGAACGGGAGGTATTCCGCCTGCTCGGCAGCGGCATGGGAACGCGGCACATAGCCGAACGGCTCGGGGTGAGCATCAGAACCATCGACACCTACCGCGAGAAGATCAAACACAAACTGAACCTCAGGAATGCCTCAGAGCTTCTGCAGCACGCGATTCAATGGGCGAAGAACATTGACCAGGAGCGGGAAGCCGGCAAGCTCTAG
- a CDS encoding epoxyqueuosine reductase, protein MSGQSSAESTSLFVNEIPKWGEPYPNILNRRSVLECLKDYLLEANYYGYRPDRRKVLAVRTSDRTASLRNASTPIRQEVYYFIEGELFPEEGTTRLNDGQSAAELAEALLEAIYEQLSIWNAYDFTKGSPPGFRKPFDTPLIVKGSPHPNPEQKTRRREIAKGINPQFFLPDPVPKNAVDGEIQPDVPYDELLGFVTNLVKTDFRNALPEGANLPIWAEPLMGIASAHDPLFERFQDPEVVGPGHRLPYEWLPGARSVISVFLPFTEHISANYTREQRYSAIEFSSGKWNGSKFLNVVRRALIRFARQHGGEAVAPNIDPRYDSDGWRPFWSERHAAFAAGLGTFGLHQNFISEKGALGRLCSVVTTLQLIPTERRYTEVYGYCLYAYDGSCDACIRRCPTGAVTAAGKLPGRCETHGNKEHFKEWNYGSCGHCSTNIPCSRQIPAKIRKTL, encoded by the coding sequence ATGTCCGGCCAGAGTTCAGCCGAAAGCACGTCGCTGTTTGTCAACGAGATCCCCAAGTGGGGCGAACCCTACCCGAATATCCTCAACCGCCGGTCGGTATTGGAATGTCTGAAGGACTACCTCCTTGAGGCAAACTACTATGGCTACCGGCCCGACCGGCGCAAGGTGCTTGCCGTGCGCACCTCGGACCGGACAGCCAGCCTGCGCAACGCGAGCACCCCCATCCGCCAGGAGGTCTACTACTTCATCGAGGGGGAGCTGTTCCCGGAAGAGGGGACCACCCGCCTGAACGACGGGCAGAGCGCGGCGGAACTGGCCGAGGCGTTGCTGGAGGCTATCTACGAACAGCTCTCCATCTGGAACGCCTATGACTTTACCAAGGGGTCGCCCCCCGGTTTCCGCAAGCCCTTTGACACCCCCCTCATCGTCAAGGGGTCGCCCCATCCCAACCCGGAGCAGAAGACCAGGAGGCGGGAGATCGCGAAGGGGATCAACCCCCAGTTTTTTCTGCCCGATCCGGTACCGAAGAATGCGGTTGACGGAGAGATTCAGCCCGATGTGCCGTATGACGAGCTGCTCGGTTTCGTGACGAACCTGGTGAAGACCGATTTCCGCAACGCCCTCCCGGAAGGGGCGAACCTGCCGATCTGGGCGGAACCGCTGATGGGCATCGCCTCCGCCCATGATCCGCTGTTCGAGCGTTTCCAGGACCCGGAGGTGGTCGGTCCGGGGCACCGTCTCCCCTATGAATGGCTGCCGGGCGCCCGATCGGTCATCAGCGTCTTTCTGCCGTTCACGGAGCACATATCGGCAAACTACACACGGGAACAGCGCTATTCCGCCATTGAATTCTCGTCCGGCAAATGGAATGGCTCCAAGTTCCTCAACGTGGTCCGCCGGGCCTTGATCCGCTTTGCCCGGCAGCACGGCGGGGAGGCTGTCGCGCCCAATATCGACCCCCGCTATGATTCCGACGGCTGGCGGCCGTTCTGGTCGGAGCGGCATGCCGCCTTTGCCGCCGGACTCGGCACCTTCGGCCTGCATCAGAATTTCATCTCCGAAAAGGGGGCCTTGGGGCGCCTCTGCAGTGTCGTCACCACGTTGCAGCTGATCCCGACGGAGAGACGATACACGGAGGTCTACGGCTACTGCCTGTACGCCTACGACGGAAGCTGCGATGCCTGCATCCGGCGCTGCCCCACCGGGGCCGTTACCGCTGCCGGCAAGCTGCCCGGCAGGTGCGAGACCCACGGCAACAAGGAACATTTCAAGGAGTGGAATTACGGCTCCTGCGGCCATTGCTCCACCAATATTCCCTGTTCACGGCAGATCCCGGCAAAGATCAGAAAGACGCTGTAA
- a CDS encoding tannase/feruloyl esterase family alpha/beta hydrolase, whose translation MLNRSLYGLVVLAVVALVQGCGTDSATSQPRLSCENITTANLGLAFVNVSSAKLVTDDASYPAYCKVRGKVNERTGIDGNKYAIRFEMRLPVTWNGRFLSQANGGSEGSISGTTSALGGFTAPGAGTGGVVGLTRGFAVMTTDGGHETSDAPASSGALQGSMFSLDPQARLDYGYNADYTMAPIAKNIIQRYYGSGPKYSYMLGCSNGGRHTMVAASRYPDMYDGYLAGDPGFNLPKSAVQHAWDVQAFSAVTGDMRTAFTAADLNLVTTSMLAKCDALDGVADGMIGDLKGCQAAFKLSDLQCSSDSAYTAGSCLKSSQVTALAKSMAGPTDSNGNQLYTTWSYDAGMSSAGWINWKLFLGSTSNYPIIVSLGSPSLFLTFMTPPKQFTNNTATPTDLLAALQSFSFDTDAPAIYKTNSTFTTSGMDFMTMPDPLLNSAKAKGKKIIVFSGQSDPVFAVDDIISWFENLNAKNNGDATGFARLFTIPGMNHCSGGPALDNFDALSALVNWVENGIAPDSITASMTSTNTVAATAFGTSSRTRPLCVWPKIAKYKGTGDINSAANFTCSLP comes from the coding sequence ATGTTGAACCGAAGTCTGTATGGTCTCGTCGTGTTGGCCGTTGTCGCATTAGTGCAGGGATGCGGAACAGACAGCGCCACCTCCCAACCCCGCCTCAGTTGTGAAAACATCACCACGGCAAATCTCGGCTTGGCTTTCGTCAATGTGTCGAGCGCCAAACTCGTTACCGACGACGCCAGCTATCCCGCATACTGTAAGGTAAGGGGCAAGGTCAACGAGCGGACCGGCATCGACGGCAACAAGTACGCCATACGCTTTGAGATGCGCTTGCCCGTCACCTGGAACGGCCGTTTCCTGTCGCAGGCCAACGGTGGCAGCGAAGGTTCCATCAGCGGGACCACGTCGGCCCTTGGCGGCTTCACCGCCCCGGGAGCCGGCACGGGCGGCGTCGTCGGCCTGACACGCGGATTTGCCGTGATGACCACCGACGGGGGGCACGAAACCTCCGATGCCCCCGCCAGTTCCGGCGCGCTGCAGGGCAGCATGTTCAGTCTTGATCCCCAGGCGCGCCTCGATTATGGCTACAACGCCGACTACACGATGGCTCCCATTGCCAAGAACATCATTCAGCGCTATTACGGCAGCGGCCCCAAGTACTCCTATATGCTGGGGTGCTCCAACGGCGGCCGCCATACCATGGTGGCGGCTTCCCGCTATCCAGACATGTATGACGGCTACCTGGCCGGCGACCCCGGTTTCAACCTGCCCAAGTCCGCCGTACAGCACGCGTGGGACGTGCAGGCCTTCAGCGCCGTCACCGGCGACATGCGCACCGCCTTCACGGCGGCTGACTTGAACCTGGTTACTACCTCGATGCTTGCGAAATGCGATGCGCTGGATGGTGTGGCGGACGGCATGATCGGCGACCTGAAGGGGTGCCAGGCCGCGTTCAAGCTGTCGGACCTGCAATGCTCCTCCGACAGCGCCTACACTGCGGGTAGCTGCCTCAAGTCCAGCCAGGTGACGGCCCTCGCCAAATCCATGGCCGGCCCGACGGATTCAAACGGCAACCAGCTCTACACGACATGGTCCTACGACGCCGGCATGAGTTCTGCCGGCTGGATAAACTGGAAATTGTTCCTGGGAAGCACCAGCAATTATCCGATTATCGTCAGCCTGGGGTCGCCTTCACTCTTCTTGACCTTCATGACCCCGCCGAAGCAGTTTACGAACAATACCGCAACTCCCACCGACCTGCTGGCCGCGCTGCAGAGCTTCAGCTTCGACACCGACGCCCCGGCGATCTACAAGACCAATTCCACCTTTACCACGTCGGGCATGGATTTCATGACCATGCCGGACCCGCTGCTCAACAGTGCCAAGGCCAAGGGAAAGAAAATCATCGTCTTTTCGGGACAGTCCGACCCGGTTTTTGCGGTGGACGACATCATCAGCTGGTTTGAAAACCTGAATGCGAAGAATAACGGCGACGCCACCGGTTTCGCCCGGCTGTTCACCATCCCCGGCATGAACCACTGCTCGGGTGGCCCGGCCCTGGATAACTTCGACGCCCTGAGCGCCCTGGTGAACTGGGTCGAGAACGGCATCGCCCCCGACAGCATCACGGCGTCCATGACTTCCACCAACACCGTGGCGGCTACCGCCTTCGGCACGTCCAGCCGGACCCGTCCGCTGTGCGTTTGGCCGAAAATTGCCAAATACAAAGGCACCGGCGACATCAACAGTGCTGCCAACTTCACCTGTTCGCTGCCATAG
- a CDS encoding nitrogenase component 1 yields MSDNFIERPRYVCALGGAAATISALPGGIPILHSASGCAGNFAWAQNGGSGLQVGAYCGTLSIPSSNVQEREVVFGGDARLREQVESTIKVMDGQIFAVLSGCVTEVIGDDIKTVVADFRSQDVPIIGAETGGFKGNSYRGYDLALQALFRDFVERGAAKVKNSVNLWGVAPSADPFWRGNLEGARRLLEALGLTVNSFFTPEDTIENIRTAGSASLNIVVSHVYGVEAARLFEEIHGTPFLSLSLPVGASASEAFLRSVGKALKVSRQKVNTVINREKQAYFRFIEPLTDCLNDLDLQRYAVVVGDANYATALTKFLADDLGWLPELAVCTDPLDDEEKDRLTSQLNVLESRYKTTLVFETDGSRALEHLQRKWPAANGQKYHNAFGPAFVIGSSLERELAQTIGAPHLSVSFPVANRAVLDRGYTGFRGGLRLTEDILSAVVAGR; encoded by the coding sequence ATGAGTGACAATTTTATCGAACGGCCCCGTTACGTCTGCGCACTCGGCGGTGCCGCGGCAACCATCTCGGCCCTTCCCGGCGGCATCCCCATCCTCCATTCCGCCTCGGGCTGCGCCGGCAACTTCGCCTGGGCCCAGAACGGCGGCTCGGGGCTCCAGGTGGGCGCTTATTGCGGAACCCTCTCCATTCCCAGTTCCAACGTCCAGGAGCGGGAGGTGGTCTTCGGCGGCGATGCGCGCCTGCGGGAGCAGGTGGAAAGCACCATCAAGGTCATGGACGGCCAGATATTCGCCGTTTTGTCCGGCTGCGTCACCGAGGTGATCGGCGACGACATCAAAACGGTGGTTGCCGATTTTCGCAGCCAGGACGTCCCGATCATCGGCGCCGAGACCGGCGGATTCAAGGGGAACTCCTACCGGGGGTACGATCTGGCCCTGCAGGCGCTGTTTCGGGACTTCGTGGAGCGGGGGGCGGCAAAGGTCAAAAACAGCGTCAACCTGTGGGGCGTCGCGCCGTCGGCCGATCCCTTCTGGCGCGGCAACCTGGAGGGGGCGCGCCGCCTGCTGGAGGCGCTGGGGCTGACCGTCAACTCCTTCTTCACCCCGGAAGATACCATAGAGAACATCCGCACGGCCGGGTCGGCCTCCTTGAACATCGTCGTGTCGCACGTCTATGGCGTCGAGGCGGCAAGGCTGTTCGAAGAGATCCACGGCACCCCCTTCCTGAGCCTGTCGTTGCCGGTGGGGGCCAGCGCCTCGGAGGCCTTTCTGCGGAGCGTGGGCAAGGCCCTGAAGGTATCCCGCCAGAAGGTCAATACGGTCATCAACCGGGAGAAACAGGCCTACTTCCGCTTCATCGAACCGTTGACCGACTGTCTCAACGACCTGGACCTGCAACGCTATGCCGTCGTCGTCGGCGACGCCAACTACGCCACGGCCCTGACCAAGTTCCTGGCCGACGACCTGGGGTGGCTGCCCGAATTGGCCGTCTGTACCGACCCCCTGGATGACGAGGAAAAGGACCGCCTGACCAGTCAACTGAATGTGCTGGAGTCTCGCTACAAAACCACGCTGGTTTTCGAAACCGACGGCAGCCGCGCCCTGGAGCATCTCCAGCGGAAGTGGCCCGCTGCCAACGGCCAGAAATACCATAACGCTTTTGGTCCGGCCTTTGTCATCGGCAGCTCCCTGGAGCGGGAACTGGCTCAGACCATCGGCGCTCCCCACCTGTCGGTCAGTTTCCCGGTAGCCAACCGCGCCGTGCTCGACCGGGGCTACACCGGCTTCCGCGGTGGGCTCCGCTTGACCGAGGATATCCTCAGCGCCGTTGTGGCGGGGAGATAG
- a CDS encoding nitrogenase component 1, with translation MSYIDLKSPPKREDRLKACIAHGGTICEMAGAKGKKSCLHDDGERSFTQGSICLILPALAMLNTLPDNVVLLHSAIGCGGCTHSQNSNVRFGGTVRWGRPKDGIWLSTAMDETDVITGGEEKLEKAIIEADRRYRPFSITVVAGCVPGIIGDDIDGVVQRVQPQVTAKLLPVHCEGFKTKIWATAYDAVYHGIGRTLLREGEQAPTEDGLAPFKGLERLPRTVNLMNVSSMGRVDEVELERLLTTLGLDVNVFPVFAHPENMVKATQAALSVSTCPTHDDYFLGYLEERFGVPSLIRHMPIGIENTGLWLRDVAARFGDEEKAERIIEHEERELREALAVFRPLFEGKRVFISAGEFRALATARLLEELGFTVTGIRSFHHDEFAEVEYRKLANSSKEDYVVDIANVQPFEEANLLKRLKPDLFLGHANGNGTAAKLGIPTHVIYNTGLAYIGYRGVYEVARRLYRQLKNPIYNRKLGENLRLPYSDAWYTADPFSHIDQRGGRAA, from the coding sequence ATGAGCTATATCGATCTGAAATCCCCCCCCAAGCGTGAAGACCGGCTCAAGGCCTGTATCGCCCACGGCGGCACGATCTGCGAGATGGCCGGCGCCAAGGGCAAGAAGTCCTGCCTGCACGACGACGGCGAGCGCTCCTTCACCCAGGGGTCCATCTGTCTGATCCTGCCGGCCCTGGCCATGCTCAACACCCTGCCGGACAACGTGGTGCTGCTGCACAGCGCCATCGGCTGCGGCGGCTGCACCCACTCCCAGAACTCCAATGTGCGCTTCGGCGGCACTGTGCGCTGGGGGCGCCCCAAGGACGGCATCTGGCTTTCCACTGCCATGGACGAAACCGATGTCATCACCGGCGGCGAAGAGAAACTGGAAAAGGCCATTATCGAGGCCGACCGGCGCTACCGCCCCTTCAGCATTACCGTGGTGGCGGGCTGCGTGCCCGGCATCATCGGCGACGACATCGACGGCGTGGTGCAGCGGGTCCAGCCCCAGGTCACCGCCAAGCTGCTGCCGGTGCATTGCGAAGGCTTCAAGACCAAGATCTGGGCCACGGCCTACGATGCGGTCTATCACGGCATCGGCCGCACCCTGCTGCGGGAGGGGGAGCAGGCCCCGACCGAGGACGGTCTGGCACCCTTCAAGGGGCTGGAGCGGCTGCCACGTACCGTCAACCTCATGAACGTGTCGTCCATGGGGCGGGTCGATGAGGTGGAGTTGGAGCGCCTCCTGACCACCCTCGGCCTGGACGTCAACGTCTTCCCGGTCTTCGCCCATCCCGAGAACATGGTCAAGGCCACCCAGGCGGCACTCTCCGTCAGCACCTGCCCGACCCATGACGACTACTTCCTCGGGTATCTGGAGGAGCGTTTTGGCGTTCCCTCCCTCATCCGCCACATGCCGATCGGCATCGAGAACACCGGCCTCTGGCTGCGGGACGTGGCGGCCCGTTTCGGCGACGAGGAAAAGGCGGAGCGGATCATCGAGCATGAGGAACGGGAACTGCGGGAGGCGCTGGCGGTGTTCCGCCCCCTGTTCGAGGGGAAGCGGGTCTTCATCAGCGCCGGCGAGTTCCGCGCCCTGGCGACGGCCCGGTTGCTGGAAGAGCTGGGGTTCACGGTCACGGGCATCCGCTCCTTCCACCACGACGAATTCGCCGAGGTGGAGTACCGGAAACTGGCCAATTCCAGCAAGGAGGATTACGTGGTGGATATCGCCAACGTGCAGCCTTTCGAGGAGGCCAACCTGCTGAAAAGGCTCAAACCGGACCTGTTCCTGGGGCATGCCAACGGCAACGGCACCGCCGCCAAGCTCGGCATTCCCACCCATGTCATCTACAACACCGGCCTGGCCTATATCGGCTATCGCGGGGTCTACGAGGTTGCCCGCCGCCTGTACCGCCAGCTCAAAAATCCGATCTACAACCGCAAGCTGGGCGAAAATCTCCGGCTCCCCTACAGCGACGCCTGGTACACGGCGGACCCCTTTTCCCATATCGATCAACGTGGAGGTAGAGCGGCATGA
- a CDS encoding ABC transporter permease yields the protein MNQITTTSNLLFITLLAAIFWPSAGPVPWHLFTVAMAVKAIDLVVRAAVRNEVSRRGAGDVSAIILVALLAWYVATSRFIVLDKMLFPQPEAVLRLFVAELPDMLKGLVNSLILLVSGYLLALATALPLGLLVGWRVRLFHAVNPFTKVLGPIPPIVYIPYAIALLPSFRAASIFVIFIGAFWPIFINTVNGVFNIPKGLLDSARVLGLKERTLLRRVILPGAMPSICTGATLALVFAFVLLTAAELIGANSGIGWYVKNFADFADYPRVVVGIIFISLVVTAITFGTERLERHLLRWRN from the coding sequence ATGAACCAGATAACAACCACTTCCAACCTGCTCTTTATCACCCTGCTGGCGGCCATTTTCTGGCCGTCGGCGGGACCGGTCCCCTGGCATCTTTTTACCGTGGCCATGGCGGTCAAGGCCATTGATCTGGTCGTTCGGGCTGCCGTCAGAAATGAGGTGTCCCGCCGGGGAGCCGGCGATGTGAGCGCCATCATCCTTGTCGCCCTTCTGGCATGGTACGTGGCCACGTCCCGCTTCATCGTGCTGGACAAAATGCTCTTCCCCCAGCCGGAAGCGGTGTTGCGGCTGTTCGTGGCCGAATTGCCGGACATGCTGAAGGGGCTGGTGAACTCTCTGATCCTGCTGGTGAGCGGGTATCTGCTGGCCTTGGCGACCGCCCTGCCGCTGGGGCTTCTGGTCGGCTGGCGGGTCCGCCTGTTCCATGCCGTCAATCCGTTCACCAAGGTGCTGGGGCCCATTCCGCCCATTGTCTACATCCCCTATGCCATTGCCCTGTTGCCGAGCTTCCGTGCGGCCTCGATCTTCGTGATCTTCATCGGCGCTTTCTGGCCCATTTTCATCAACACGGTCAACGGCGTCTTCAACATTCCCAAGGGGCTCTTGGACTCGGCGCGGGTACTGGGGCTGAAGGAGCGCACCCTGCTGCGGCGGGTCATCCTGCCGGGCGCCATGCCCTCCATCTGCACCGGGGCTACGCTTGCACTGGTCTTTGCCTTCGTGCTGTTGACCGCCGCCGAACTGATCGGCGCCAACTCAGGCATCGGCTGGTATGTGAAGAACTTCGCCGACTTTGCCGACTACCCGCGGGTGGTCGTGGGCATCATCTTCATCAGCCTGGTGGTGACGGCCATTACCTTCGGCACGGAACGGCTTGAGCGCCATCTGCTGAGGTGGCGGAACTGA
- a CDS encoding vitamin K epoxide reductase family protein — protein sequence MNNAELSLFHRTILALLCLAGGVVSALSGIKELCSDACTAAHTFSFFNLPMQLLGVAYFVGLLAVAIILGKARKPAWWRRIFTAMVTMGMGAEIWFVGIQVFQIKRICIFCAVVAGIVAIVALLWGALQWRPLMETIRGGSRMNMVGRLMARGALVLTALGAGALISFAGLRPGTTAGEVVNPYIGNQMSPVEVIFITDWYCPSCLKAEPAMTDIVTKLSGKAKFTFIELNIHENSYNYVPANLSFLINEKRDYLKLRRALHTLAAKTPTPSEEELRNLARQCGVTYKPLPLSVVIKGLQFAAGIVSSAGINSTPTVLVVNRKSGANTVLQGDKAITLDAVGKAVDAVARGRN from the coding sequence ATGAACAACGCGGAACTGTCTCTTTTTCATCGCACGATCCTTGCCCTGCTCTGCCTTGCCGGCGGCGTGGTCTCCGCCCTTTCGGGCATCAAGGAGTTGTGCAGCGACGCCTGTACGGCGGCGCATACCTTCAGCTTTTTCAACCTGCCCATGCAGCTTTTGGGCGTCGCCTATTTCGTCGGCCTGCTGGCGGTGGCGATCATCTTGGGGAAAGCACGGAAACCGGCCTGGTGGCGGCGCATCTTCACCGCCATGGTCACCATGGGCATGGGCGCCGAAATATGGTTTGTCGGCATCCAGGTGTTCCAGATCAAACGGATATGCATATTCTGCGCGGTTGTGGCGGGCATCGTGGCCATTGTCGCGCTTTTGTGGGGCGCCCTGCAGTGGCGGCCGCTGATGGAAACCATACGGGGAGGAAGCAGGATGAACATGGTGGGCAGGCTGATGGCAAGAGGGGCGCTCGTACTGACGGCGCTCGGGGCAGGGGCACTGATTTCGTTTGCCGGGCTGCGCCCCGGCACGACCGCCGGCGAGGTGGTGAACCCCTATATCGGCAACCAGATGAGCCCGGTGGAGGTCATCTTCATCACCGACTGGTACTGCCCGTCCTGCCTCAAGGCCGAACCGGCCATGACGGATATCGTCACCAAGCTGTCCGGCAAGGCCAAGTTCACCTTCATCGAGTTGAACATCCATGAGAACAGCTACAATTACGTGCCGGCCAATCTCTCGTTCCTGATCAACGAGAAGCGGGACTATCTGAAGCTGCGCCGGGCGCTGCACACCCTGGCGGCCAAGACGCCCACGCCGTCCGAGGAAGAGTTGCGGAATCTGGCACGGCAGTGCGGTGTGACCTACAAGCCGCTTCCCCTGTCGGTGGTTATCAAGGGGCTGCAATTCGCAGCCGGCATCGTCTCGAGCGCCGGGATCAACTCCACGCCGACGGTTCTCGTCGTGAACCGCAAGAGCGGGGCAAACACGGTCCTGCAGGGGGACAAGGCCATAACCCTGGATGCGGTCGGCAAGGCTGTGGATGCGGTGGCCCGAGGGCGGAACTGA